From Pseudobacteriovorax antillogorgiicola:
TCGTTAGAGAAAAACGAAAGGAGCTTGGATATACCCAGGAGGTACTTGCCAGGCGAATCGGAGTTGGTGTGAGGTTTTTTCGAGAGCTGGAGCAAGGCAAGCAAAGCTTGCGGTTGGATAAAGTACGAACCGTTGTTGAATTC
This genomic window contains:
- a CDS encoding helix-turn-helix domain-containing protein, whose translation is MRRTLSEIYETAGPIAVFVREKRKELGYTQEVLARRIGVGVRFFRELEQGKQSLRLDKVRTVVEFLGGVITVKERGPLP